TTTTTTCTGCATTTGGATAGATGTGTTTTGCGACTTCTACTGAAGTTTCAAATCTATCTTTTCCACTTAATCTAGTTACTTTTATTCCCATAGATACAAGCTCTTGTTCGACTTTTTCTGATACAGAAGATTTTCCTCCTACAATTACAATTTCATTTACATTCCATTCTTTAATTGCTTTCTTCGTGTATTCATTTAATTCATTGATTTGAGTTAACAATACAGGGATATTTTCCTTAGCAGCAATGCTATTACCACTAAGTGCATCGACAATGTTTACTCCACTTGCCAACACAATTTTGTGTTTATTGCCAGATTTTTCCACGACTTTTTTGCCAACTTCGACAGATGTTCTGTATCTATCTTTCCCTGAAACTCTGACTACATTGTATCCTTGTTGTTTTAAATTAGATTCTACTTCTTGAGATATAGTAGATTCTCCACCTACAATATAAATATTTTTTGCGTTTAATCTTTTAATTTCATTCAATGTATTTGCATTTACTTTTGATTTATCGCTTAAAAGTATTGGACTTTTTAAAGATGTCGCAAGTGGTGTTGATGTCAACGAATCCACCAATTCATTTGCTGATGTTAATACGATGCTTTCAGAAGATGAGAAGTGTTTTTTAGAAATTTCAATAGCTGTTTGGTACCTATCTTCTCCTGAAATTCTTGAATTTGTAAATTGCTTGTACAAATCTTCAAATGATTTCACTTCTTTGTTACCAGAAGGATTAGTATTATTTCCTGGATTACTTGGGAGTACTGTGCCTGGATTATTCGGTTTATCATCCGGTGTATTTGGCTTGTCATCAGGTTTACTTGGTTTATCATCTGGAACACTTGGATTCTCTTCTACTGGCTTTTTAGTATATTCTATCGCGATATCATTAATAGACAATGTTTTTGTTTTAATGTCTACTAGATCTTTATCTTGTTTGAATGGCAACAAGTTTAAGTTTCCATATTTGTCGATTTCATAAACTGCAACAACATTTTTATCATTAGGAACAACTCTTTGTATTGTAAAATCTCCTAACGCCATTTTTGTAACTTCACATCTGTGAGGATTTATTAATTTAAATCTGAATAAATCAAAATCTTTTCCTGCAAGTTTTCTTACATCTGATTTGTCTGGATAAGTCGTTTTAAGCATCAAATCCCCAAAGTTCATTCCTTTGATAGTTGTACTCTTATCATCAGATTTCAATTCTGTATTGTTGGCGTTTTCTTCTCCTTTTGGAACTAATGTTAAATAAGTTGCGTTAGTACAAGAAGTTTGATTGAATACATATTTGCCGTCGCCCCATTTTAATGGATGGTTTGGTCCTCTTTCAGATTTATCAACAAGTGTAAATGGGAAATTTGCAATCGCAAATTCATCTTTTGAGTCTTCAACTCTTACTGAATATTGAACGCCTTCGTACAAATCAATTGGTGTGATTGGAACTCCCCATTCGTCTTCTTCTAAAGTAGTCGCTGTTACAGTGTCATATTCACTTGTAAATATCAACTTAACATTGCTATAATCTTTTGGATTTTTCTTGTCTTGTAATATTCTTACATAATCTATAGTGTATTTGTCTTTTATTACTTCATCTTTTTCCAAAGGTCTGATTGTAAGATGATCTATTTTTGGATCAACTGGTTTTGCGTATGGGTTTTTAGTTTTATGTCTAATTGGTAAGTTACCTTCACCATTTGCTTTAAAGTAGAATTCATTAACTTCTTTATCAAATGGAGTGTCCGCTAAGATAAATTGCTTGTTATTAGAACCAGTTGATAGCATATAGTCATCATTTTCATATACATATAATGATGCTAATTCTCCTGCATACGCCATAAAAGTTCCTACTCTTTCAGATCTAGTTAAGTCATATAATGTGAAATACAAAGATTCCATCTCACCAAGAGGTCTTGTCTTTCCATTTTCTTTAACCAAAATTGGAATAGGTGCCATTTTTACTTTTTTATCGGATAAATTACATACATCATCCACTGATTCTTTTGAATAATCCAACTTAGATAACAAGATTTCTTCCAAAACTTTATTATCATCAGTTAATGCCACAATCTTGCCGTTTACTTTCTTCGCTGTCACAGTTAAAGCGTCAAGTTTGTATTCGTCGTTTTTCTTCAAACGAATTTCGTATTTCTCGCCTTCTCTTAAAGTAAACTTAGCTTTGGCAGATTTTGATATGAATTTTGATACTTTTTTCGTATTCAAGTTTTCAAGTTCAAATTCCAATTCTTTGTCAACTGGCAATCTGTTGCAAGAACCACACAATACATCTAGTTCAAACTCTTGATCCAATTTTTCTTCTGATTTTTTGCCATATTCAATTACAGTATCGTAAATGGATAATGTTTTTGTCTTAATATTTGCCACATTATTTTTCACAGTATAGTTTAGTTTTGTAAGACTGCCATCTTTTTCCACTTGATATACAGCTTTTACAGATTTATCTTTAGGAATGTTTCTGTGAATTGTAAAATCTCCATCAGCCATTTTGGAAACTTCACATCTTTTTGGATTGATTAATTTAAATCTAAATAAATCAAAGTCTTTTCCTTCCATTCCCTTGATTTGTGATTTATCAGGGTGAATTGTTCTTAAAAGTAAATCCCTAAAATTCATTCCAGAAACAGATGTCTTTCCGTTTGTGCATTTAATTACTGTGTTATGTTTGTTTTCTTCGCCTTTTTTAACCACAGTAATGTAATTCGCATTTCCACAATATGAATGGTTGAATCCGTATTTTCCATCATCCCATCCCAATGGATGATTAGGTCCTCTTTCTGATTTGTCAATTATAGCGAACGGGAAGTTTTCAATAGCGTATTGTCCCTTAGGATCTTCGATTTTTACAGAATATTGTACTCCTTCATACAAACTAAAAGGACTCAATAAAGTTCCATATTTATCTTGCAAAATAGGAACTGCAGTTACTGTATCGTACTCACTTGTAAATACAACTTTTAAATCCTTAAAGTCTTGCTTATCTCCTTCAATTGGTGATATACAAACATAATCTAGTGTGACTCTATCATTTATTTTTTCGTTTTCTTTTAATGGTCTTACAGTCAATGATTCTATTTCTGTTTTTGCTGGTTCTAAGTATGGATTTTTTGTTTTATGTCTAATTGGTAATTTGCCCTCTCCGTTTTGTCTGAAATAGAATTCACTA
This Finegoldia magna ATCC 53516 DNA region includes the following protein-coding sequences:
- a CDS encoding cell wall-binding repeat-containing protein codes for the protein MKRVVAFLLAFALVFGYAPVAKAADEKVDGNVNNEATLPESDVKTKEFSVKVLCQVCNLQPVANQLEFELENLETKEVMEFTSAQGIAKFSIENIKVGQKYKITLKKNKDYQMEPFIVEVMDNKGDFVLAKEDEKNFEDILVSKIDLSKECVDDVCEFSDKKVTMAPIPMMVEENGNKRALKSDEEVIFNLYNTSKAERVGEVKTVNGQIPALSVYEKDDYILFTSPKNKKFILADKPFEKPVSEFYFRQNGEGKLPIRHKTKNPYLEPAKTEIESLTVRPLKENEKINDRVTLDYVCISPIEGDKQDFKDLKVVFTSEYDTVTAVPILQDKYGTLLSPFSLYEGVQYSVKIEDPKGQYAIENFPFAIIDKSERGPNHPLGWDDGKYGFNHSYCGNANYITVVKKGEENKHNTVIKCTNGKTSVSGMNFRDLLLRTIHPDKSQIKGMEGKDFDLFRFKLINPKRCEVSKMADGDFTIHRNIPKDKSVKAVYQVEKDGSLTKLNYTVKNNVANIKTKTLSIYDTVIEYGKKSEEKLDQEFELDVLCGSCNRLPVDKELEFELENLNTKKVSKFISKSAKAKFTLREGEKYEIRLKKNDEYKLDALTVTAKKVNGKIVALTDDNKVLEEILLSKLDYSKESVDDVCNLSDKKVKMAPIPILVKENGKTRPLGEMESLYFTLYDLTRSERVGTFMAYAGELASLYVYENDDYMLSTGSNNKQFILADTPFDKEVNEFYFKANGEGNLPIRHKTKNPYAKPVDPKIDHLTIRPLEKDEVIKDKYTIDYVRILQDKKNPKDYSNVKLIFTSEYDTVTATTLEEDEWGVPITPIDLYEGVQYSVRVEDSKDEFAIANFPFTLVDKSERGPNHPLKWGDGKYVFNQTSCTNATYLTLVPKGEENANNTELKSDDKSTTIKGMNFGDLMLKTTYPDKSDVRKLAGKDFDLFRFKLINPHRCEVTKMALGDFTIQRVVPNDKNVVAVYEIDKYGNLNLLPFKQDKDLVDIKTKTLSINDIAIEYTKKPVEENPSVPDDKPSKPDDKPNTPDDKPNNPGTVLPSNPGNNTNPSGNKEVKSFEDLYKQFTNSRISGEDRYQTAIEISKKHFSSSESIVLTSANELVDSLTSTPLATSLKSPILLSDKSKVNANTLNEIKRLNAKNIYIVGGESTISQEVESNLKQQGYNVVRVSGKDRYRTSVEVGKKVVEKSGNKHKIVLASGVNIVDALSGNSIAAKENIPVLLTQINELNEYTKKAIKEWNVNEIVIVGGKSSVSEKVEQELVSMGIKVTRLSGKDRFETSVEVAKHIYPNAEKILVANGYNYVDALVAGPITQINKTPIILLEKDKIPASVQKYLNDSNIKEIQVIGGVESISK